One window from the genome of Saccharomyces mikatae IFO 1815 strain IFO1815 genome assembly, chromosome: 6 encodes:
- the PIL1 gene encoding lipid-binding protein PIL1 (similar to Saccharomyces cerevisiae PIL1 (YGR086C); ancestral locus Anc_3.420), with amino-acid sequence MHRTYSLRNSRAPTASQLQNPPPPPSTTKGRFFGKGGLAYSFRRSAAGAFGPELSRKLSQLVKIEKNVLRSMELTANERRDAAKQLSIWGLENDDDVSDITDKLGVLIYEVSELDDQFIDRYDQYRLTLKSIRDIEGSVQPSRDRKDKITDKIAYLKYKDPQSPKIEVLEQELVRAEAESLVAEAQLSNITRSKLRAAFNYQFDSIIEHSEKIALIAGYGKALLELLDDSPVTPGETRPAYDGYEASKQIIIDAESALNEWTLDSAQVKPTLSFKQDYEDFEPEEEEEEDGQDRWSEDEQEDGQIEEPEQEEEVVEEDEQTGHQPDESLPQQTAA; translated from the coding sequence ATGCACAGAACTTACTCGTTAAGAAATTCCAGGGCACCTACCGCCTCTCAACTACAGAAtccaccaccaccaccatCTACTACCAAAGGTAGATTTTTTGGGAAGGGCGGTCTAGCATATAGTTTCAGAAGGAGCGCCGCGGGTGCCTTTGGTCCGGAATTATCCAGAAAGTTGTCTCAATTGGTTaagattgaaaagaatgtttTGAGGTCCATGGAATTGACTGCGAACGAAAGACGTGACGCCGCTAAGCAATTGTCTATTTGGGGGCTGGAAAACGATGACGATGTTTCGGACATTACAGATAAATTGGGTGTTTTGATCTATGAAGTTAGTGAATTAGATGACCAGTTTATCGACCGTTATGACCAATATAGGCTGACTTTAAAGTCGATCAGAGATATCGAAGGCTCTGTACAACCATCTAGAGACCGTAAAGACAAGATCACTGACAAGATTGCCTACTTGAAATACAAGGACCCCCAATCTCCTAAGATAGAGGTCTTGGAACAGGAATTGGTGCGTGCAGAGGCTGAATCTCTAGTTGCTGAAGCTCAATTGTCTAATATCACGAGATCTAAATTAAGAGCGGCTTTCAACTATCAGTTTGACTCTATCATCGAACATTCAGAGAAAATCGCCTTAATCGCTGGTTACGGTAAAGCTCTCTTAGAACTTTTGGATGATTCTCCCGTCACCCCAGGTGAAACGAGACCTGCATACGATGGATATGAGGCTTCCAAGCAAATCATTATTGATGCTGAAAGCGCATTGAATGAATGGACGTTAGACTCCGCGCAAGTCAAGCCTACTCTAAGTTTCAAGCAGGATTACGAAGACTTCGAGcctgaagaagaggaggaggaagatGGTCAAGACAGATGGTCTGAGGATGAACAAGAGGATGGGCAAATTGAAGAGCCCGAACAAGAGGAGGAAGTTgtggaagaagacgaaCAAACTGGACACCAACCGGATGAATCTCTTCCTCAGCAGACCGCTGCCTAA
- the CTT1 gene encoding catalase T (similar to Saccharomyces cerevisiae CTT1 (YGR088W); ancestral locus Anc_3.424), producing the protein MNMFGKKEEKQEKVYSLQNGFPYSHHPYASQYSRPDGPILLQDFHLLENIASFDRERVPERVVHAKGGGCKLEFELTDSLSDITYAAPYQNVGYKCPGLVRFSTVGGESGTPDTARDPRGVSFKFYTEWGNHDWVFNNTPVFFIRDAIKFPVFIHSQKRDPQSHLNQFQDTTIYWDYLTMNPESIHQVTYMFGDRGTPASWANMNAYSGHSFIMVNKEGKDTYVQFHVLSDTGFETLTGDKAAELSGSHPDYNQAKLFTQMQNGEKPKFNCYVQTMTPEQATKFRYSVNDLTKIWPHKEFPLRKFGTITLTENVDNYFQEIEQVAFSPTNTCIPGIKPSNDSVLQARLFSYPDTQRHRLGANYQQLPVNRPRNLGCPYFKGDSEYPAERCPFKAVNFQRDGPMSYYNFGPEPNYISSLPNQVLKFKNEDNDGVSDKFKGVVLDEVSEVSVRKQEQEQIRNEHTVDAKINQYYYIYGMSPLDFEQPRALFEKVYNDEQKKLFVHNVVCHACKIKDPNVKKRVTQYFGLLNEDLGRVIAEGLEVPWEPVDLEGYAKTWSIASAN; encoded by the coding sequence ATGAACATGTTCGgtaaaaaggaagaaaaacaagaaaaagtgtATTCTTTGCAAAATGGGTTCCCATACTCTCATCACCCATACGCTTCTCAATATTCAAGACCTGACGGCCCTATCTTATTGCAAGATTTCCATCTGCTGGAAAACATTGCTAGTTTCGATCGAGAAAGAGTTCCGGAGCGTGTGGTCCACGCAAAAGGTGGTGGCTGTAAATTAGAGTTCGAATTGACAGATTCATTGAGTGATATTACGTACGCCGCACCATACCAGAACGTCGGGTATAAATGTCCCGGTCTTGTTCGTTTCTCGACAGTTGGTGGTGAAAGTGGTACGCCTGATACCGCAAGAGACCCAAGAGgtgtttctttcaaattctaCACCGAGTGGGGGAATCATGACTGGGTCTTTAACAATACGCccgtcttcttcatcagagACGCCATAAAGTTTCCCGTATTTATTCACTCTCAAAAAAGAGACCCTCAGTCTCATCTAAACCAGTTCCAAGACACCACCATATATTGGGATTATCTAACAATGAACCCGGAGTCAATCCATCAAGTAACCTACATGTTTGGTGATAGAGGAACTCCTGCTTCTTGGGCCAACATGAACGCGTACTCTGGTCACTCTTTCATCATGGTAAACAAGGAAGGTAAGGATACCTATGTGCAATTCCACGTTTTGTCAGATACAGGTTTTGAAACCTTGACTGGCGACAAGGCCGCAGAACTCTCAGGTTCTCACCCAGATTATAATCAGGCAAAACTGTTTACTCAAATGCAGAATGGTGAAAAGCCAAAGTTCAATTGTTATGTACAAACAATGACCCCAGAACAAGCTACTAAGTTCAGATACTCGGTTAATGACTTGACCAAGATCTGGCCTCATAAGGAATTTCCTCTAAGGAAGTTTGGTACCATCACTTTAACCGAAAACGTTGACAACTATttccaagaaattgaacaagTGGCATTCAGTCCAACAAATACTTGTATCCCAGGTATCAAACCTTCTAACGATTCAGTTCTCCAAGCCAGACTTTTCTCTTACCCAGACACTCAACGTCATAGATTGGGGGcaaattatcaacaacTGCCTGTCAATAGACCAAGGAACCTGGGCTGCCCATACTTCAAGGGCGATTCTGAATACCCTGCCGAAAGATGCCCATTCAAAGCGGTGAACTTCCAAAGAGACGGTCCAATGAGTTACTACAACTTCGGTCCTGAACCAAATTATATTTCTAGCTTACCTAACCAAGTgttgaaattcaaaaatgaagacaATGATGGAGTATCTGATAAATTCAAGGGAGTTGTTCTTGATGAAGTGTCCGAGGTTTCTGTTAGAAagcaagaacaagaacaaatCAGAAATGAGCATACTGTCGATGCCAAAATCAACCAATATTACTATATTTATGGTATGAGTCCACTGGATTTTGAACAGCCAAGAGCTTTGTTCGAAAAAGTTTATAACGACgaacaaaagaaactatTTGTCCATAATGTTGTTTGCCATGCTTGTAAGATCAAAGATCCTAACGTTAAAAAGAGAGTTACTCAATACTTTGGTTTATTGAACGAAGATCTGGGTAGAGTCATTGCGGAAGGCTTGGAAGTTCCTTGGGAGCCTGTTGACCTTGAAGGTTACGCCAAGACCTGGTCCATTGCAAGTGCTA